Within Streptomyces antibioticus, the genomic segment CCGGCATCGGCGGCATCCGGGAGACCCAGGAGATGCTGGACTTCTGCGCGGCGCACGGCATCGGCGCGGAGATCGAGCTGATCGGCGCGCAGGAGATCAACGACGCGTACGAGCGGGTGCTGGCGAGCGATGTCCGCTACCGGTTCGTGATCGACGCGGCGACGATCTGAGGTCAGGACGGTCCTTGATCTGAGATCAGGCAGGTCCTTCAGACGCGCCGCGGCCCTCGACCGCCGCGGCGACGTCGGCGAGGTCCTTGGCGATGGCCTTGCGCACCGCCCGCTCGCCCAGCCCGCCCATCAGCTTGGCGAGCAGGCCGCTCACCCCGCCGGTCGGGGTGGCGGAGAACGTCATGCGCACGGTCGTCGCCGAGGGGCCCGCCGGGGTCAGGTCCCAGGCCGAGACGTACCGGGATCCGTGCGACTCGGCCTCGACCACGTACCGCTCGGGCGGCACGCTGACCGTCACCCACATCTCCTCGGTGGCGTCCTTGCCGAACATCCGGCGGGTCTCACGCCAGCGGGTCCCCACACCGAACGCCCCGTCGGTGAGCACCTCGACCTTCGTGACGCCGCTGAGCACCCGCTCCATCCCGCGCAGATCGGTCAGCGCCTCCCACACGGCCCCCTGCCCGGCCCCGACGAGACGCTCGACGGCGACGCTCCTGCTTCCCATGCCTCCATGAAAGCACCGGGCACCGACAATCGCCGTTCAGCCGACAGCTCAGCCGACAGCCCAGCCGACGGCCCAGGCGGCAGCCCGGCCGACAGCTCAGCCGACCGGTCAGCCGGCCAGGGGCAGCGCGGCCGCTATCAGGTCGCGTTCCTTGCGGCCGAGCAGCGGGAAGATGATCTTCAGGCCCTGTTCGCCCGCCCCCGACGACACGACGAAGGACGAGTTCAGGATCCGCTCCTTGATCTCCGTGCGGACGAGCCCCGCGCGCGGGATCGTCATCAGGTGCTCCTCCGGCCGGGCGAAGGTCGGGTTGGCCCGGAACACGAAGAGGCGCCGGTCGGTCATCGCCAGGTACATCGGCGTCGGCACCGGGACCACCGCCATCGCGCCCGCGCTCAGGATCGCCGAGGCCGCCGCGAAGGCCGCCGTACGGCGCACCGTGACGGAACTCAGGTTGACGATGGTCGTCACCTCGACCTGCTCCCCGGGCTCCAGCAGGGGGGTGACGGCAGCCAGGAGGAGGCGGCGGCGCTTTCCGTTCACGGACGTACTCCAGAGATCTTGAAAGTGTCGGCTCACCCTGCCATATCCGCTGGTGGCGGCCGTCACCGGCCGGTTCCCCCGGAGTCCGGGACGTGCGGGAGGCCGCTCGTCGTCCTTAGGCTCGTAGGGGAAGGGGTTCCCTCGGACCGGACCGCGCGCCCCGTGCGACGGCGGTCCCGGAGGTGACAGCCATGCGAGCCTCGCTGATCCAGTTGTCCGTGGACGCGTCGGAGTCCGCCGAAGAACGCCGTCACCGAGCGGCCTCCCTGGTCCGCGACCGGGCGGGCGACGATCTGGTGGTCCTGCCGGAGCTGTGGACGGCCGGCGCCTGGTCCTACGACGGCTGGGACCGCGAGGCCGAGAGCGTCGACGGCCCCACGGCCGTCGCCCTGTCCGCCGCCGCCCGGCAGGCCGGGGCCTGGCTGCACGCCGGATCGATCGTCGAACGGGACGCGGACGGCACGCTGTACAACACCGCCCTGCTCTTCGACCGGAACGGCGAGCTGCGCGGCCGCTACCGCAAGATCCACCGCTACGGCTTCGACACCGGCGAGGCGACCCTGATGGGCGGCGGCGACGACGTGGTCACCGTCCCCACCGACTTCGGTGTCGTCGGCCTCGCCATCTGCTACGACCTGCGCTTCCCGGAGCTCTTCCGGGGCCTGATCGACGCGGGCGCGGAGCTGATCGTGATACCCGCCGCCTGGCCCGCGGCACGCCTCATGCACTGGCGGCTCCTCACCCGCACCAGGGCCCTGGAGGAACAGGTCTTCCTGCTGGCCTGCTGCGCCGCCGGCACCCACAGCGGCATCCACCAGGCAGGGCACAGCGTCGTCGTCGACCCCTGGGGCACCGTCCTCGCCGAGGCCGGCCCGGACCAGGAGACGCTCACCGCGGACCTCGACATGTCCGAGGTCACCCGCATCCGCACGGAACTCCCCGTCCTCCACGACCGCGTCCTCGGCATCACGGCCCCGGCGGCGCGGTGACGCGGGCGGGCGCGGTGACTCAGGCGGGTGCGGTGACCCGGGCGGGTGTGGTGACCCGGGCGGCACGGTGACCGCGTGGTGTCACAGGGACGTCGACCTGCGCGGATCGGAGGGGCGGACCGCCTTCGCCGAGTGGATGTGCGAAGCGGCGATCGCTGGATAGAGTCGGCTCGTCACACCGGGTGGGGGGCCATCACGGTGATTTCCGGCTGCCGACGTCCTGGGGAGGGCCTGCAGCACATGAGTCGTCGCTCTACCGGTTTCGTCGGGGTCTGGGCCGAGATGCAACGCCAGCAGCAGCGCGAGCTGGAGGCCGAGGCCAGGCGGCGCAGACACCAGGAGCGGGAGGCGCGGGCCTATCAGCGCCGGGCCGCCCAGAGCCACCGCGAGTACCGCCAGGCGGAGGCGATCCGTCGTACGGAGGAACTGGACGCGCAGGTCACGGCGTTGCAGGGGCTCCTCGCCGCGGGCTGCCGCGCTCCCGCGTTCCAGGTCGCCTCGCTCCTGCGGCCCGAGGTGGTCGAGCCGTTCGCCCCCGGCGCCCTGGCGCAGCCGGTGCCCATGCCGGACTTCCAGCACTACCAGGCCCAGGGTGGCTGGACCGCGAGCCGCCGCCAGCAGGCGCAGTCCGAGGCACGGGCGCGCTTCGAACGGGACTGGCAGACCGCCCAGGCCGCCGAGGCCCGGCGGCAGCAGCAGTTGGCGTCGTACCAGCGGGAGTACCAGGAGTGGGCCGACGCCCGACTGGCCGAGGTGCGGCGGCACAACGCCGGGGTCGCCGCGCTGACCGACGGCATGCGGCGCCAGGACCCCGACTCGGTGATCGAGTACCTCTCCGCCGCCCTCTACGCCTCGACGGCGTGGCCGCAGGACTTCCCGCGCCAGGTGGCCGCGGCCTACGACCCGGCGGCCCGGCAGCTCGTCCTGGACTGGGAGCTGCCCGCGCTCGGCATCGTGCCGGAGGCGAAGGCCGTCCGGTACCTGGTCGGGTCCGACCAGGACAAGGACGTGCCCCGCCCGGCCGCCCAGCGCCGGGCCCTGTACCGGGAGGCGCTGGCCCAGTGCGTGCTGCTCGTGCTGCACGAGCTGTTCACGGCGGACGGCGAGCTGGGCGCCCTCGAATCGGTGACCCTGAACGGCTTCGTCGACGGCCACGACCCCACGACGGGCCGCCCGGGACGCTTCGTCCTCGCGACCGTCATGGTCGCGCGCTCCACGTTCGACGGTCTGCACCTCGCCCAGGTGGACGCGGTCGGCTGCCTGACCGACGCCCTGCGCGGCCAGCTCTCGGCCCGGCCGGACCAGCTCGCCCCGGTACGGCCCGGCAGACGGCCGGACGACGTCGGCAACCGGGTCGTCGCCCACGGCGG encodes:
- a CDS encoding SRPBCC family protein, translated to MGSRSVAVERLVGAGQGAVWEALTDLRGMERVLSGVTKVEVLTDGAFGVGTRWRETRRMFGKDATEEMWVTVSVPPERYVVEAESHGSRYVSAWDLTPAGPSATTVRMTFSATPTGGVSGLLAKLMGGLGERAVRKAIAKDLADVAAAVEGRGASEGPA
- a CDS encoding carbon-nitrogen family hydrolase; this encodes MRASLIQLSVDASESAEERRHRAASLVRDRAGDDLVVLPELWTAGAWSYDGWDREAESVDGPTAVALSAAARQAGAWLHAGSIVERDADGTLYNTALLFDRNGELRGRYRKIHRYGFDTGEATLMGGGDDVVTVPTDFGVVGLAICYDLRFPELFRGLIDAGAELIVIPAAWPAARLMHWRLLTRTRALEEQVFLLACCAAGTHSGIHQAGHSVVVDPWGTVLAEAGPDQETLTADLDMSEVTRIRTELPVLHDRVLGITAPAAR
- a CDS encoding restriction endonuclease, yielding MSRRSTGFVGVWAEMQRQQQRELEAEARRRRHQEREARAYQRRAAQSHREYRQAEAIRRTEELDAQVTALQGLLAAGCRAPAFQVASLLRPEVVEPFAPGALAQPVPMPDFQHYQAQGGWTASRRQQAQSEARARFERDWQTAQAAEARRQQQLASYQREYQEWADARLAEVRRHNAGVAALTDGMRRQDPDSVIEYLSAALYASTAWPQDFPRQVAAAYDPAARQLVLDWELPALGIVPEAKAVRYLVGSDQDKDVPRPAAQRRALYREALAQCVLLVLHELFTADGELGALESVTLNGFVDGHDPTTGRPGRFVLATVMVARSTFDGLHLAQVDAVGCLTDALRGQLSARPDQLAPVRPGRRPDDVGNRVVAHGGDEEPDLFAMDPVAFEDLVADLFRAMGMQAVTTQRSNDGGVDVDARDPAPIRGGKIVVQVKRYRNTVPPTAVRDLYGTVQDAGANKGVLVTTSKFGPGSHAFANGKPLELVSGTELVDLLHRHGLRGRLGEGGGRGTAPAPAGASGPASDSASDSASRTASGSGAGAPLPADYNVLGMSWTGSVGLDVCALVCRGSRVLSDDHFVFFNNPRTPDGSVRALPATPPDKAAICVSFDGLPAEADRLVLVAAVDPETDPDADLAGFTDARIRLLDPSFAELGQLEVSDGRPGETALVLGSFRHRPNGDWDFVLGGKGYPGGLGELVGDFGIEVD